A stretch of the Methylacidiphilum caldifontis genome encodes the following:
- the rplD gene encoding 50S ribosomal protein L4 has protein sequence MELMTLEKAKAYGFVLPEVGERDQVLHDALSGYLANLRSGTRATKTKATVKASGKKPWRQKGTGRARAGYVSSPLWVGGGVVFGPQPRDFSKKLPKKVKNLAFLKAFAAKITSEELYCLDKVELDEIKTKKIFSLLEGWDGRESCLLVLKLPHRNVLLSGRNIPHLAIVRAQDVNALDLLSYKKVYIEKEALDVFVERAKKLISKNTQNDEGEAVR, from the coding sequence ATGGAATTGATGACTTTAGAAAAAGCGAAAGCTTATGGATTTGTACTTCCTGAAGTAGGGGAGAGAGATCAGGTTTTGCACGATGCTCTCAGTGGATATCTTGCTAATTTAAGAAGTGGGACACGGGCAACGAAAACCAAAGCAACGGTCAAGGCTTCAGGCAAAAAGCCGTGGAGACAAAAAGGAACAGGCAGAGCCCGGGCCGGTTATGTTTCTTCACCGCTGTGGGTTGGGGGAGGAGTGGTTTTTGGTCCCCAACCAAGGGATTTTTCAAAAAAGTTGCCTAAAAAGGTCAAAAACCTCGCTTTTCTTAAAGCTTTTGCTGCGAAGATAACCAGCGAAGAGCTCTACTGCTTGGATAAAGTAGAGTTGGATGAAATTAAGACCAAAAAAATATTCTCGCTCCTGGAAGGATGGGATGGTAGAGAAAGTTGCTTGCTTGTTTTGAAATTGCCGCATAGGAATGTGCTTTTATCGGGAAGGAATATTCCTCATCTGGCTATCGTAAGGGCACAAGATGTTAATGCCCTGGACTTATTAAGTTATAAGAAAGTTTATATAGAAAAAGAAGCCTTGGATGTGTTTGTTGAAAGGGCAAAAAAATTGATTAGCAAAAACACCCAAAATGATGAAGGGGAGGCTGTGCGATGA
- the rplR gene encoding 50S ribosomal protein L18 — protein MKKTRLDARQLRHRRIRKKVFGSSERPRLSVYFSNKHIYAQLINDEEGRTLACASTMEKAFSEIKPNIDGAAKIGEALAIRALEKNIHKVVFDRGGFLYHGKVKALADSAREKGLEF, from the coding sequence ATGAAGAAGACAAGATTGGATGCAAGGCAACTACGCCATCGGCGCATTAGGAAAAAAGTTTTTGGATCTTCTGAAAGACCGCGGTTGAGTGTATATTTTTCAAACAAGCATATTTATGCCCAGCTCATCAATGATGAAGAGGGCCGTACACTTGCTTGTGCATCTACTATGGAAAAAGCCTTTTCTGAGATAAAACCGAATATCGATGGGGCAGCCAAAATTGGAGAAGCTTTGGCGATAAGGGCCTTAGAAAAAAACATTCACAAAGTAGTTTTCGATCGAGGAGGGTTTCTCTATCATGGAAAGGTTAAAGCTCTTGCAGATTCTGCTAGAGAAAAAGGATTGGAGTTTTAA
- the rplF gene encoding 50S ribosomal protein L6, with protein sequence MSRIGRLPIKLPLGTKVSIEGNNVTIEGKKGKLSHRLPEFLKVQLKDGSLILENTSDTRQSKAMYGLHRSLLYNAVMGVHEGFQKKLEINGVGFRAAVEGKKLVMNLGFSHPVVYEIPQSISVKVQDNTKLTIEGIDKCLVGAVAADIRGFYVPEPYKGKGIRYEGEVIRRKAGKTAQK encoded by the coding sequence ATGTCAAGAATTGGAAGATTGCCCATTAAACTCCCGTTGGGAACAAAAGTAAGTATTGAGGGAAATAATGTAACCATAGAAGGGAAAAAAGGCAAACTATCCCACAGATTACCCGAATTTTTAAAGGTTCAACTCAAAGACGGTTCTTTGATTTTAGAGAACACTTCTGATACTCGGCAATCAAAGGCGATGTATGGGTTGCATCGCTCTTTGTTATATAATGCGGTCATGGGGGTACATGAGGGTTTTCAGAAGAAACTGGAGATTAATGGAGTTGGATTTAGAGCTGCGGTAGAGGGCAAAAAGTTAGTCATGAACCTGGGATTTTCACATCCGGTCGTGTATGAAATTCCTCAAAGTATATCGGTTAAGGTTCAAGACAATACGAAATTAACCATCGAGGGGATCGACAAATGCTTGGTTGGTGCGGTGGCAGCGGATATTCGAGGATTTTATGTTCCTGAACCCTATAAAGGAAAAGGAATAAGATATGAAGGAGAAGTTATCCGTAGGAAAGCGGGTAAAACGGCTCAAAAGTAA
- a CDS encoding type Z 30S ribosomal protein S14, which translates to MATKAWIEKQKRKPKFSTRKYNRCRISGRRRAYMRKFGLSRIQFRELASWGEIPGVMKASW; encoded by the coding sequence ATGGCTACTAAAGCATGGATTGAAAAGCAGAAGAGAAAACCGAAATTCAGCACAAGAAAATACAACCGGTGTAGAATTTCTGGTCGAAGAAGAGCTTATATGCGAAAGTTTGGATTGAGTAGGATTCAGTTTAGAGAACTTGCTTCATGGGGGGAAATTCCTGGCGTAATGAAGGCCAGTTGGTAA
- the rplN gene encoding 50S ribosomal protein L14 encodes MLQVRSWLEVADNSGAKKATMIGVIGRKTLVARVGDIITASVKDAIPNGTVKKGEVVRAVVVRTKSPIRRNDGSYLKFDKNAIVIIDKESNPRGTRIFGPVARELREKNFIKILSLAPEVV; translated from the coding sequence ATGCTTCAAGTCCGCAGTTGGTTAGAAGTTGCCGATAATAGCGGGGCAAAAAAAGCGACCATGATTGGAGTTATCGGAAGAAAAACCCTGGTCGCTAGGGTTGGAGATATTATAACTGCTTCGGTAAAGGATGCTATACCCAATGGGACGGTCAAGAAAGGAGAAGTGGTTAGAGCGGTTGTAGTCCGGACCAAGAGCCCAATTAGAAGGAATGATGGGTCTTATCTTAAATTTGACAAAAATGCTATTGTCATTATTGATAAAGAATCTAATCCCAGGGGGACTCGTATATTTGGTCCCGTTGCCCGGGAGTTACGCGAGAAGAATTTCATAAAAATTCTATCGCTTGCTCCGGAGGTTGTATGA
- the rplB gene encoding 50S ribosomal protein L2: MGIKNFRPLTPVQRFMALDDFSDITKTEPEWELTEPYKKKGGRNNYGRVTARHRGGGHKQRYRIIDFKRDKKGVYGTVEAIEYDPMRTARIALIKYDDQEKRYIIAPQELKVGSRIISGPDAPPEVGNSLPLKRIPSGLPIYNIELVPGKGGQLVRSAGSSARMMGLDKEYAIIKLPSGEVRKVLSECYATIGQVSNPDHFNQSLGKAGRTRWLGWRPRVRGVAMNPVDHPNGGGQGKSKGGGGWQQLESPWGKPAKGKKTRQKRKTTTRFIIERRPKKKKKK, encoded by the coding sequence ATGGGAATCAAAAATTTTAGACCATTGACACCCGTTCAACGCTTCATGGCGCTGGATGATTTCTCGGATATTACAAAAACAGAGCCCGAGTGGGAACTGACTGAACCCTATAAAAAGAAAGGAGGCCGCAACAACTACGGCAGGGTAACAGCACGCCATAGAGGGGGTGGACATAAACAAAGATACAGGATTATCGATTTTAAAAGGGACAAGAAAGGGGTTTATGGAACAGTCGAAGCCATTGAATATGATCCCATGCGGACGGCACGGATCGCCTTGATTAAATATGATGACCAAGAAAAAAGATATATTATTGCTCCCCAAGAGCTTAAAGTAGGTAGCCGGATCATTAGTGGTCCTGATGCTCCTCCGGAAGTGGGCAACTCTTTGCCTCTAAAAAGAATCCCTTCTGGACTTCCTATCTATAACATTGAGCTTGTCCCGGGCAAAGGTGGCCAGCTTGTACGTTCAGCGGGAAGTAGTGCACGAATGATGGGATTAGACAAGGAATATGCGATAATCAAACTGCCTTCTGGAGAAGTGAGAAAAGTTTTGTCTGAATGTTATGCGACGATTGGACAGGTCAGCAATCCTGATCATTTCAATCAATCCTTGGGTAAGGCAGGTAGAACGCGCTGGCTTGGCTGGAGACCTAGGGTAAGGGGGGTGGCTATGAACCCTGTTGATCATCCTAATGGAGGAGGTCAAGGAAAAAGCAAGGGGGGAGGAGGCTGGCAGCAGTTGGAGTCCCCATGGGGTAAACCTGCTAAAGGGAAAAAGACAAGGCAAAAACGTAAAACCACGACAAGGTTTATTATTGAAAGAAGACCGAAGAAAAAGAAGAAAAAATAA
- the rpsH gene encoding 30S ribosomal protein S8: MTTDPIADFCSAIQNAAYVKKKEVKMPHSLLKERIAQVMLDEGYLEKIEKIEIGKNKYELKVVIKEPALITKIKRISKPGLRQYVGSKEIPNILRGLGICILSTPKGIMAGHRAKKLRLGGELLLAIY, encoded by the coding sequence ATGACAACCGATCCCATCGCTGATTTTTGTTCCGCTATACAAAATGCGGCTTATGTAAAGAAGAAAGAGGTCAAGATGCCTCATTCTTTGTTAAAGGAGAGAATTGCTCAAGTGATGCTTGATGAGGGTTACCTGGAGAAAATAGAAAAAATAGAGATAGGGAAAAACAAGTATGAGTTGAAAGTTGTGATTAAAGAACCCGCTCTCATCACCAAGATAAAGAGGATTAGTAAGCCAGGATTGCGTCAGTACGTGGGTTCTAAAGAAATTCCTAATATTTTAAGAGGATTGGGAATATGCATACTTTCTACCCCAAAAGGGATCATGGCGGGTCACAGAGCTAAAAAACTACGTTTGGGTGGAGAGTTGCTTTTAGCCATTTATTAA
- the rplV gene encoding 50S ribosomal protein L22, which translates to MEVRAVYKMARISPFKSRDVARSIKGMDARDAFQVLAFYPKKAARLIRKTLGSAIANAENNYNLRAQDLYVKRVFVDEGPKFRRYQPKARGSAGIIRKRTSHICVILDEKEK; encoded by the coding sequence ATGGAAGTGCGTGCAGTGTATAAAATGGCTCGAATATCCCCTTTCAAATCCAGGGATGTTGCTCGTTCCATAAAAGGCATGGATGCGCGCGATGCTTTCCAGGTCCTGGCTTTTTATCCAAAGAAGGCAGCGCGGCTTATACGAAAAACTCTGGGTTCGGCCATAGCCAATGCGGAAAATAATTATAATTTAAGGGCCCAAGATCTGTATGTAAAAAGAGTTTTTGTGGATGAAGGACCTAAATTTCGTCGGTATCAACCTAAAGCACGGGGTAGTGCAGGGATAATAAGAAAGCGGACAAGTCATATCTGTGTTATCCTGGATGAAAAAGAAAAATAA
- the rpsJ gene encoding 30S ribosomal protein S10, with the protein MANKIRIRLKSFDYRLLDRAASEIAETARRTGSAVSGPIPLPTKIERYAVNRSPHVDKKSMDLFEIRTHKRLIDIKEPTSKTVDELKKLNLPAGVDISIRI; encoded by the coding sequence GTGGCTAATAAAATTAGAATTCGGTTAAAATCTTTCGATTATCGTCTTCTTGACCGGGCTGCTTCCGAGATTGCCGAAACAGCTCGAAGGACGGGGTCTGCTGTATCAGGTCCGATCCCTTTGCCTACGAAAATAGAGCGTTATGCGGTTAACCGATCTCCTCATGTCGACAAAAAGAGCATGGATCTCTTTGAGATTAGGACTCATAAAAGACTAATCGATATAAAAGAGCCGACCTCTAAAACGGTAGATGAATTAAAAAAATTAAATTTACCTGCAGGAGTAGATATTAGTATTCGGATTTAA
- the rplW gene encoding 50S ribosomal protein L23, protein MTDLFSILRSARITEKATMLREQNQYIFDVDPKATKIDVKKAVEKAFGKKVLKVNLFNVQPKKKWSRLGRPGKTPRTKRAIVQLAPGEKIDITV, encoded by the coding sequence ATGACCGATCTTTTTTCGATCCTACGGAGTGCGCGCATTACGGAAAAAGCGACGATGCTAAGAGAACAGAATCAATACATTTTTGATGTGGACCCGAAGGCTACAAAAATAGATGTCAAGAAAGCGGTCGAAAAAGCTTTTGGGAAAAAGGTCCTGAAGGTTAATTTATTTAATGTACAACCCAAAAAGAAGTGGAGCAGGTTAGGCCGTCCTGGCAAGACTCCACGAACAAAAAGGGCGATTGTTCAATTAGCCCCTGGTGAGAAAATTGATATAACGGTTTGA
- the rpsQ gene encoding 30S ribosomal protein S17 codes for MEERLDTQNRSNQNAVKQSKPKEKIGKVVSTKMAKTAVVMVSRHKAHPRYKKIVVVRKKFYAHDEEGLAKEGDTVRIQECRPLSRLKRWKVVEVLKS; via the coding sequence ATGGAAGAACGTTTAGATACTCAAAATCGCTCCAACCAAAATGCAGTTAAGCAGAGTAAACCTAAAGAAAAGATTGGGAAAGTGGTTTCAACGAAAATGGCAAAGACCGCCGTTGTGATGGTCAGTAGGCATAAGGCTCATCCCAGATATAAGAAAATTGTTGTGGTTAGAAAAAAATTTTATGCGCATGATGAGGAGGGATTGGCCAAGGAAGGAGATACTGTCAGAATTCAGGAATGTCGACCTCTCAGTCGGTTGAAAAGATGGAAAGTGGTAGAAGTTTTGAAGTCGTAA
- the rpsC gene encoding 30S ribosomal protein S3, with the protein MGQKVNPIIFRLPINRQWRSIWYADKKTFPRFIWEDYQIRKFIKKRLESAAVSKIVIERAGNRVRINIHTARPGLVIGRRAAELDKIKEEIMDLVEKGREVLIDVKEVKHPELEAQLVAENIALQIERRVAYRRAIKRAIQLTMDAGAVGIKVRCAGRLGGAEIARAERYHEGKVPLHSLRADIDYGFAEAKTVAGKIGVKVWICRKEDIATAVV; encoded by the coding sequence ATGGGTCAAAAAGTTAATCCCATTATATTTCGGTTGCCAATAAACAGGCAGTGGCGATCGATATGGTATGCGGACAAAAAGACATTCCCAAGATTTATTTGGGAAGATTATCAGATTCGAAAATTTATAAAGAAACGGTTAGAATCGGCGGCTGTATCGAAAATTGTTATAGAAAGAGCCGGTAATAGGGTAAGAATAAACATCCATACCGCAAGACCAGGATTGGTTATAGGAAGAAGAGCAGCCGAGCTGGATAAAATAAAAGAAGAGATCATGGATCTTGTCGAAAAAGGGAGGGAAGTTTTAATTGACGTTAAAGAAGTTAAACATCCTGAACTGGAGGCACAACTTGTTGCTGAAAACATAGCGCTGCAAATTGAAAGAAGAGTGGCTTACAGGAGAGCCATAAAAAGGGCGATTCAATTGACCATGGATGCGGGTGCGGTAGGTATCAAAGTGAGGTGTGCAGGGCGGCTTGGTGGAGCAGAAATCGCTAGAGCTGAACGGTATCATGAAGGAAAAGTGCCTTTACATTCATTAAGGGCTGATATTGACTATGGGTTTGCGGAAGCAAAAACGGTAGCCGGTAAAATCGGTGTAAAAGTATGGATCTGTAGGAAAGAAGACATCGCAACAGCTGTTGTTTAA
- the rpsS gene encoding 30S ribosomal protein S19 produces MGRSLKKGPFVDEHLLEKIEKMGTAKKPIKTWSRRSMIIPDFVGHTFLVHNGKSFQSVYVTENMVGHRLGEFAPTRTFKKHGAHTEKASVK; encoded by the coding sequence ATGGGCAGAAGTCTTAAAAAGGGTCCTTTTGTAGATGAGCATTTATTAGAGAAGATTGAAAAAATGGGAACAGCAAAAAAACCCATCAAAACATGGTCGCGCCGTTCGATGATCATCCCCGATTTTGTGGGTCATACTTTTCTTGTGCATAATGGAAAATCTTTTCAATCCGTTTATGTCACCGAGAATATGGTGGGCCATAGATTGGGGGAGTTTGCTCCAACGCGGACCTTTAAGAAACATGGTGCCCATACAGAGAAGGCTTCAGTCAAATAG
- the rplC gene encoding 50S ribosomal protein L3, translated as MSVKGFGIMARKVGMTQLFDEKGTLHPLTVLVAESNVVVQCKKEAEGKGVRLQIGYEEVKESKLSKPLLGHYKKNGISPRRHLKEFVFNTDQSWTSGQSLDVGHFKEGEKVDVIGITKGKGFQGVIKKHGFGGQPASHGSKTHRRNGAIGERSFPGRVFKNQGMPGHMGRKKVTIQNLDLFKIIPEDNVLLVRGSVPGAKGDMVVVRKAIKATTV; from the coding sequence ATGAGTGTGAAGGGTTTTGGGATAATGGCAAGAAAAGTGGGCATGACCCAGCTCTTTGATGAGAAAGGGACACTACACCCCTTGACCGTGTTGGTAGCTGAGTCGAATGTCGTGGTTCAGTGTAAAAAAGAAGCCGAGGGCAAAGGAGTGCGGCTACAGATAGGCTATGAAGAAGTAAAGGAAAGCAAACTCAGCAAGCCTCTACTGGGTCATTACAAAAAGAATGGGATAAGTCCAAGAAGACATCTGAAAGAGTTCGTGTTCAATACCGATCAGAGTTGGACTTCTGGCCAAAGCCTAGATGTAGGACATTTTAAAGAAGGGGAAAAGGTTGATGTAATAGGGATAACTAAGGGAAAAGGTTTTCAAGGGGTGATCAAGAAACATGGATTTGGAGGACAGCCCGCTTCTCATGGATCGAAAACCCATCGAAGAAATGGAGCTATAGGAGAAAGATCGTTTCCGGGCAGAGTGTTTAAAAATCAAGGGATGCCTGGACATATGGGAAGAAAAAAAGTGACGATACAAAATCTAGATCTGTTTAAAATCATACCCGAAGACAACGTTTTACTGGTGAGGGGCAGTGTTCCTGGAGCCAAAGGGGATATGGTCGTTGTAAGAAAAGCGATCAAAGCGACGACTGTTTAA
- the rplP gene encoding 50S ribosomal protein L16: MALLPRRVKYRKSQRGSRKGSATRGTELAFGSYGMQALERAWITNTQIEAARVAIMRNVKRKGRLWIRIFPDKSVTARPPETRMGKGKGQPAFWVAVVLPGRILFELDGLPEQVAKESMRLAAAKLPIHTRFITRERLIKV; the protein is encoded by the coding sequence ATGGCTCTATTGCCTCGAAGAGTAAAATACAGGAAGAGTCAGCGGGGAAGTCGGAAAGGAAGTGCAACGAGAGGGACCGAGCTGGCTTTTGGTTCATATGGAATGCAGGCCCTGGAAAGGGCATGGATTACGAACACGCAGATTGAGGCAGCTCGCGTAGCTATCATGCGTAATGTAAAGAGGAAAGGAAGACTATGGATCAGGATTTTCCCTGATAAATCGGTAACCGCAAGACCCCCAGAAACGCGTATGGGTAAAGGAAAAGGGCAGCCTGCATTCTGGGTTGCGGTGGTTCTACCGGGAAGGATTCTTTTTGAACTGGATGGTCTACCTGAACAGGTTGCCAAGGAGTCAATGAGGCTGGCAGCAGCAAAGCTACCGATTCATACTCGGTTTATAACTCGGGAAAGGTTGATTAAAGTATGA
- the rpmC gene encoding 50S ribosomal protein L29: MKSKNQLVELRALGLKELLAKEQECREELFRLRMQKSTAALEKPSRIKELKKMIARIKTISKEKSKAENLS, encoded by the coding sequence ATGAAAAGTAAAAATCAGCTCGTTGAACTTAGAGCACTTGGATTAAAAGAGCTTTTAGCAAAAGAGCAGGAATGCCGTGAAGAGTTGTTTCGGCTGCGGATGCAGAAATCGACAGCTGCCTTGGAAAAACCTTCGCGTATTAAGGAGTTGAAAAAGATGATCGCAAGGATAAAGACTATATCTAAAGAGAAGAGTAAGGCAGAAAATTTAAGCTAA
- the rplX gene encoding 50S ribosomal protein L24 has product MNKRNKRKNLLPLKKSHVKRGDEVVVITGSERGKRGKVIKVLRENHKVVVEGVKIIKKAVRPSQNNPQGGIVEREAAISISNVMLASKWEKKQEKKKGQPKEET; this is encoded by the coding sequence ATGAATAAAAGAAATAAAAGAAAGAACTTGCTTCCCTTGAAAAAGAGTCATGTTAAAAGAGGGGATGAGGTCGTGGTTATCACGGGCAGTGAGCGGGGAAAAAGAGGTAAAGTCATCAAGGTATTGAGGGAAAACCACAAGGTAGTGGTTGAAGGGGTCAAGATAATTAAAAAAGCGGTAAGACCCTCGCAGAATAATCCTCAAGGAGGCATTGTGGAAAGAGAAGCGGCTATTTCTATCTCCAATGTGATGCTTGCTTCGAAATGGGAAAAGAAGCAGGAAAAAAAGAAAGGCCAGCCTAAAGAGGAGACTTAA
- the rplE gene encoding 50S ribosomal protein L5: protein MKSNVPKFLKAYREVVVPYLIEKNGYKNIHEVPKIVKITLNCCMGSSGDIKVALEEAAKEMALITGQKPVKTRAKKSISNFKLRKGQEIGCKVTLRGERMYEFLERFVWAALPRVRDFRGLPTRSFDAQGNYTIGVKDHTIFPEVDIENLKRNIGFDITIVTTAKTKKEAIDLLSSMGFPFIGEKSKPLVLSA from the coding sequence ATGAAAAGTAACGTCCCTAAATTTTTGAAAGCCTACCGGGAAGTTGTTGTTCCCTATCTTATTGAGAAAAACGGGTATAAAAACATTCACGAGGTGCCTAAGATTGTAAAGATAACCCTTAACTGTTGCATGGGTTCATCGGGAGATATCAAGGTAGCCTTAGAAGAGGCGGCTAAGGAGATGGCTCTTATTACAGGACAGAAGCCTGTGAAAACTAGGGCTAAAAAAAGTATCTCTAATTTTAAGCTAAGAAAGGGACAAGAAATTGGTTGTAAGGTTACGCTAAGGGGGGAGAGGATGTACGAGTTTTTGGAAAGATTTGTCTGGGCGGCATTGCCTCGGGTCAGAGATTTTAGAGGGCTACCTACTCGGTCTTTTGATGCCCAGGGAAACTATACGATTGGAGTTAAAGATCATACCATTTTTCCAGAGGTAGATATCGAAAATTTAAAGAGGAACATCGGTTTTGACATCACAATCGTGACAACGGCCAAAACCAAGAAAGAAGCTATTGATCTTCTTTCTTCGATGGGTTTTCCTTTCATTGGAGAAAAAAGCAAGCCGCTTGTGTTATCGGCTTAA